A genomic segment from Pseudanabaena sp. FACHB-2040 encodes:
- the ppc gene encoding phosphoenolpyruvate carboxylase: MADASAQDFSLRHRLKVVEDIWENVLQHECGQNLLDLLRQLRQMCSPEGQAPTANEARVKAVVDVVEALDLEDAIRASRAFALYFQLINIVEQHYEQRGQQQQYRAAYEDSERSQAQAQSIFNHLEAPAQLLEDGPTADARSHLFQADLLNRSLQEGADSRKEMGTFYWLFPMLKRLNVPPQLIQNLINQLDVRLVFTAHPTEIVRHTIRDKQRRIADILRRLDLAEEGAQNIGLSSTWEVEGLKSQLTEEVRLWWRTDELHQFKPSVLDEVDYTLHYFQVVLFDALPQLYLRFERALKATFPHLQPPRHRYCRFGSWVGSDRDGNPSVTPEVTFKTACFQRNLVLEKYVISIKNLTNLLSLSLHWSEVLPELLESLEQDQVKMPEIYDRLAIRYRQEPYRLKLAYIQQRLENTLHRSLRLYEGNYSLSQPGKDFQSANSYHSGEEFLDELRLIQRNLEETGLTCDDLETLICQVELYGFNLAQLDLRQESSRHSDALNEITQYLQILPQPYNDLSEAEKVAWLVTELETRRPLIPAELSFSDKTCETIETLRMVRRLHQEFGSEICRSYVISMSHSVSDLLEVLLLAKEAGLYDPATGVASIQAVPLFETVEDLQRAPAVLHELFEMPFYRKVLQQKGPEHPDLAAPPVVPLQEVMLGYSDSNKDSGFLSSNWEIHKAQQSLQTVADGYGVALRIFHGRGGSVGRGGGPAYEAILAQPGRSIAGRIKITEQGEVLASKYNLADLALYNLETVTTAVIQASLLSNSFDDIQPWNEIMEELAVRSRSHYRELVYEQPDLVNFFHQVTPIEEISQLQISSRPARRGGRKDLSSLRAIPWVFSWTQARFLLPSWYGVGTALKEFLDEAPEEHLKLLRSFYYKWPFFKMVISKVEMTLSKVDLQIAEHYVHELTQPEDRERFQSLFEKIAQEFYLTCDLVLQITGHTRLLDGDPDLQRSVHLRNGTIVPLGFLQVALLKRLRQYKNQAATGVIRSRYSQGELLRGALLTINGIAAGMRNTG, translated from the coding sequence ATGGCAGATGCCTCTGCCCAGGATTTCTCTTTGCGGCACCGACTCAAGGTCGTTGAAGATATCTGGGAAAACGTTCTGCAGCACGAATGTGGCCAAAATCTTCTCGACCTACTGCGTCAGCTGCGCCAGATGTGCTCCCCCGAAGGGCAGGCTCCCACGGCAAATGAGGCCAGAGTCAAAGCGGTTGTAGACGTCGTCGAAGCGCTGGATTTAGAAGATGCGATTCGGGCTTCGCGAGCCTTTGCCCTCTATTTTCAGCTAATCAATATCGTTGAGCAGCACTATGAGCAGCGAGGGCAGCAGCAGCAGTATCGAGCAGCTTACGAAGACTCGGAGCGATCGCAAGCCCAAGCCCAGTCCATCTTTAACCACCTCGAGGCTCCAGCCCAGCTGCTAGAAGATGGCCCCACCGCCGATGCTCGTAGCCACCTCTTTCAGGCCGATCTGCTCAATCGCAGCCTGCAGGAAGGAGCCGACAGCCGTAAGGAAATGGGCACCTTTTACTGGCTGTTCCCCATGCTGAAGCGGCTAAATGTGCCGCCCCAGCTAATTCAAAACCTGATCAATCAGCTCGATGTGCGGCTAGTGTTCACGGCCCACCCCACCGAAATTGTGCGCCACACCATTCGAGATAAGCAGCGGCGCATTGCCGATATTCTGCGTCGGCTAGATCTGGCAGAAGAAGGAGCCCAAAATATTGGGCTGTCTTCTACCTGGGAAGTTGAAGGCCTTAAATCTCAGCTCACTGAAGAAGTTAGGCTGTGGTGGCGCACAGATGAGCTGCACCAGTTCAAGCCCTCCGTCCTTGATGAAGTAGACTACACGCTCCACTACTTTCAGGTGGTGCTGTTTGATGCGCTGCCCCAGCTCTACCTGCGTTTCGAGCGGGCGCTAAAGGCCACCTTCCCCCACCTGCAGCCGCCCCGCCATCGCTACTGCCGCTTTGGCTCCTGGGTAGGCTCCGATCGCGATGGCAACCCCTCGGTGACCCCCGAAGTCACCTTCAAAACAGCCTGTTTTCAGCGCAACCTGGTGCTGGAAAAGTACGTTATCTCAATTAAGAACCTGACCAACCTGCTCAGCCTCTCACTCCACTGGAGCGAAGTGCTGCCAGAGCTCCTGGAGTCGCTAGAGCAAGACCAGGTCAAAATGCCTGAGATCTACGACCGGCTGGCCATTCGATATCGACAAGAACCCTACCGGCTAAAGCTAGCCTATATCCAGCAGCGGCTAGAAAATACTCTGCACCGTAGCCTTCGGCTCTATGAGGGCAACTACTCCCTCAGCCAACCTGGCAAAGATTTTCAGTCGGCCAACAGCTACCACTCAGGAGAAGAGTTTCTAGACGAGCTGCGGTTAATTCAGCGCAACCTGGAGGAAACTGGCCTGACTTGTGACGATCTTGAGACCTTGATTTGCCAGGTGGAGCTGTATGGCTTTAATCTGGCCCAGCTCGATCTGCGCCAGGAAAGTTCGCGCCACTCCGATGCGCTCAACGAGATCACCCAGTATCTACAGATTTTGCCGCAGCCTTACAATGACCTTTCCGAGGCTGAGAAGGTGGCGTGGCTGGTAACTGAACTGGAAACCCGTCGCCCGCTGATCCCGGCAGAGCTGTCCTTCTCTGACAAAACCTGTGAGACCATCGAGACGCTGCGGATGGTGCGTCGGCTGCATCAGGAGTTTGGCTCAGAAATTTGCCGCAGCTATGTCATCAGTATGAGCCACAGCGTCAGTGACCTGCTAGAGGTGCTGCTGCTGGCTAAAGAAGCCGGACTCTATGACCCTGCAACAGGTGTCGCGAGTATTCAGGCAGTACCTTTGTTTGAAACGGTAGAAGATCTGCAGCGGGCTCCTGCAGTACTGCACGAGCTATTTGAAATGCCGTTTTACCGCAAGGTGCTGCAGCAGAAGGGGCCAGAACACCCTGACCTGGCAGCGCCTCCGGTGGTGCCGCTGCAGGAGGTCATGTTGGGCTACTCCGACAGCAACAAAGACTCCGGCTTTTTGAGCAGTAACTGGGAGATTCATAAGGCCCAACAGTCTCTGCAAACTGTTGCCGATGGCTATGGGGTGGCGCTGCGAATTTTTCACGGGCGCGGTGGCTCTGTTGGGCGTGGCGGCGGCCCTGCCTATGAGGCGATTTTGGCTCAGCCGGGGCGCAGCATTGCCGGACGCATCAAGATCACCGAGCAGGGCGAGGTGCTGGCCTCAAAGTACAACCTGGCCGACCTGGCCCTTTACAACCTAGAAACGGTGACCACGGCGGTCATTCAGGCCAGTCTGTTGAGCAACAGCTTCGACGACATTCAGCCCTGGAACGAGATTATGGAAGAGCTGGCGGTGCGCTCTCGCAGCCATTACCGCGAGCTGGTTTACGAGCAACCCGACCTGGTCAACTTCTTCCATCAAGTAACGCCAATTGAGGAGATCAGCCAGCTCCAGATCAGCTCTCGTCCGGCCCGTCGAGGTGGGCGCAAAGACCTCAGCAGCCTGCGGGCTATTCCCTGGGTATTTAGCTGGACTCAGGCACGCTTTCTGCTGCCCTCCTGGTACGGGGTAGGGACGGCTTTGAAGGAGTTTTTAGACGAAGCGCCGGAGGAGCACCTAAAGCTGCTGCGCTCTTTCTACTACAAGTGGCCCTTTTTTAAGATGGTCATTTCTAAGGTGGAGATGACGCTTTCTAAGGTCGATCTACAAATCGCCGAGCACTATGTGCACGAACTGACCCAGCCTGAAGATCGGGAGCGGTTTCAGAGCCTGTTTGAGAAAATTGCCCAGGAGTTTTACCTGACCTGCGACCTGGTGCTGCAAATTACCGGCCATACGCGCCTACTAGATGGTGATCCGGATCTGCAGCGGTCGGTGCATTTGCGCAACGGTACGATTGTGCCTCTGGGCTTTTTGCAGGTAGCGCTGCTGAAGCGACTGCGCCAGTACAAAAATCAGGCCGCTACTGGCGTGATTCGCTCTCGCTATAGCCAGGGTGAACTTTTGCGGGGAGCGCTGCTGACGATCAACGGCATTGCCGCTGGCATGCGGAATACGGGCTAG
- a CDS encoding MBOAT family protein, translating into MLLPSITYALFLLSIVGLFWSLTSLRLRLWLLFAASLIFYASLQLQYLPLMLVLAGVTFYFGKILTAPLDWRISNENWQVAEHGWNQRRTLLLGVGIAINVLLLLGFKYAEALPRLLGWTGGATGSRPEDPFWQILMPLGISFFCFECIAYLVDVYRGSPPAPSFINFSAYKFFFPKLISGPITRYHTFIDQFAQPTPPSLATAIEGGWLIASGAVKKLLLADHIAILVNLSFDNLPRAGSADIWLAVFAYGLQLYIDFNAYVDIARGSALLLGVVLPLNFDFPYFSTSIADFWRRWHMTLGAWLRNYLYFPLGGSRQSLWRTCLNLMIVMLIAGVWHGNNWGFLIWGGIHGLALGVHRLNQAAAKAWAPLKQLWETVPGAILSWGITQLVVFFSWLFFRLPDPQQFMLALQRLWGVPADAQFAQRVYLESLGFTYTELAIMLWGLVGLMGVAYFFNRGLKIELSWPVKLLLLPIFCFLAWLLAPAETLPYIYFDF; encoded by the coding sequence ATGCTGCTGCCCTCGATTACCTATGCCCTCTTTCTGCTCAGCATTGTCGGTCTTTTCTGGTCTTTGACCTCACTGCGCCTGCGGCTCTGGCTTTTGTTTGCAGCCAGCCTGATTTTCTATGCCTCCCTACAGCTCCAGTACCTGCCCCTGATGCTGGTGCTGGCAGGGGTAACTTTCTACTTCGGCAAAATCCTGACGGCTCCCCTAGACTGGCGCATCTCAAACGAAAACTGGCAGGTGGCCGAACACGGCTGGAACCAGCGGAGAACTCTCCTGCTAGGCGTGGGCATTGCCATTAACGTTCTGTTGCTGTTGGGGTTTAAGTATGCCGAGGCGCTGCCCCGGCTGTTGGGCTGGACCGGAGGGGCCACTGGCAGCAGGCCAGAAGATCCCTTTTGGCAGATCTTGATGCCCCTGGGCATCAGCTTTTTCTGCTTTGAGTGTATTGCTTACCTGGTAGACGTCTATCGGGGCTCACCCCCTGCTCCAAGCTTTATTAATTTTTCGGCCTATAAGTTTTTCTTCCCCAAGCTTATTTCAGGGCCTATTACCCGCTATCACACCTTTATTGACCAGTTTGCCCAACCTACGCCCCCCAGTCTGGCTACCGCCATTGAGGGGGGCTGGCTGATTGCCTCCGGCGCAGTTAAGAAGCTGCTGCTGGCAGACCACATCGCCATCTTGGTCAACCTTAGCTTTGATAACCTGCCGCGAGCCGGTAGTGCCGATATTTGGCTGGCCGTATTCGCCTATGGCCTTCAGCTCTATATCGATTTCAATGCCTACGTCGATATTGCCCGGGGCAGTGCGCTGCTGCTGGGGGTTGTGCTGCCGCTAAACTTTGACTTTCCCTATTTCAGTACCAGCATTGCTGACTTTTGGCGGCGCTGGCACATGACTCTAGGAGCCTGGCTGCGTAACTACCTCTATTTTCCGCTGGGCGGCTCTCGCCAAAGCCTTTGGCGCACCTGCCTGAATCTAATGATCGTGATGCTGATTGCCGGAGTCTGGCATGGCAACAACTGGGGATTTTTGATTTGGGGGGGAATTCACGGCCTAGCGCTGGGGGTACACCGGCTCAATCAGGCCGCAGCCAAAGCCTGGGCTCCGTTAAAACAGCTTTGGGAAACTGTTCCTGGGGCAATTTTGAGCTGGGGAATAACCCAACTGGTCGTGTTTTTTAGCTGGCTGTTTTTCCGCCTGCCCGATCCGCAACAGTTCATGCTGGCCCTACAGCGGCTCTGGGGGGTGCCTGCAGATGCCCAGTTTGCCCAGAGGGTCTATCTTGAGTCTCTAGGATTCACCTACACTGAGCTGGCCATTATGCTATGGGGTCTGGTGGGTCTAATGGGGGTGGCCTACTTCTTTAACCGAGGGTTGAAGATTGAGCTGAGCTGGCCGGTCAAACTGCTGCTGCTGCCCATCTTCTGTTTTCTAGCCTGGCTGCTAGCCCCAGCAGAGACTTTGCCCTACATCTATTTTGATTTCTAG
- a CDS encoding DUF1574 domain-containing protein: MPLSRTPSNIPSTAGPTVGPTVGIVPWLQQIVGTPAAKLHIKLRGNILHLLCETPEALEQAPVLLNLVRGLLDPQGATLIKQAYPQVYQIYLYSRAVGNPVPAWTAPIYLNRLERHLAQLVLESQDEADLKATQALLRSYTEGDPKTLKAYAEDGAGGAIVLSNLSLARKGDPEAIAWYLSETLSTLDVGVWVSIKAIPGTAHLPKAAITIEDHGAEAAAPVEQPGPGEAAIPRLWILCEAVYSPDPSLIALPTAERLRQLQLTQYKDAVLLMQVRGEATPDWSLRIDLTPPEEMLREWARWGEVDAIATLLTTRLEPLHLKATAELKESTLHVVCQSDPGADLPPWATVQEAVLPLLEPLAPQGIHRLVVYGQAAADAAAWVGYADLPGAEHENLALTPEALAAVGDLPAIAFLLTRLLNPNLEEQLATGGLRVQLLVRDKLLHVMVDGPIAPQRRQVAASASQRLRQLDISGIQGVRIYGRRSGQAQPSWSYGADFTSRRRLVPEATPEFTASDAYVNELLARPEGPVQELEIDDTQTQIGPALGQWSNGLLQIIRQGLVRSHLFAPQSAPDFLQSAPDPATQDGMRIAVVWGAVGLLMALQLDWLMGQLLRPPAAAGVAEATPLPEVVEPTRPETAEPTLEEQLADLNWGQEGTNLEDGGTFTGTPSQPFGATSADLPTSPQQPIAMTDDLLGASPYPSFRSQQMDEKLALYHQRLQQEGPTDVLIVGSSRALRGVDPVALQKELSNLGYEGVSVFNFGINGATAQVVELTLRRILQPGQLPKVIIWADGARAFNSGREDVTYNAIATSEGYRELLSGQLAVEGSASEDAGADSSGIAKSLANSYQSMDTWLSDQLVSFSAVYPDRERLKTWFQQQMSVLATPVATATGEAEPMDAVMPEGSFIDFDGFLALSLRFNPATYYQKHARVQGVYDGDYESFRLDGQQDEAFRELLQFTQAQGVPLVFINTPLTDEYLDDYRKEAEDAFLQYMLRLSATETGFIFRDLGQAWINRYDYFSDPSHLNRYGAYQVSQKIAQDPMIPWPRIRAQSAASSLPSEVN; the protein is encoded by the coding sequence GTGCCCCTTTCCCGTACACCCTCCAATATACCCTCGACGGCTGGGCCAACGGTTGGGCCAACTGTTGGGATTGTGCCCTGGCTGCAGCAAATCGTGGGTACCCCTGCAGCCAAGCTCCACATAAAGCTGCGGGGCAACATTTTGCATCTCCTCTGTGAGACACCAGAGGCCCTTGAGCAGGCACCTGTCCTTCTAAATCTAGTTCGGGGGCTGCTGGACCCTCAAGGGGCAACCCTGATAAAGCAGGCATATCCTCAGGTCTACCAGATCTATCTTTACAGCCGGGCCGTAGGAAATCCGGTTCCGGCATGGACCGCCCCCATCTACCTGAACCGCTTGGAGCGCCACCTAGCCCAGCTAGTGCTGGAGTCTCAAGACGAGGCCGATCTCAAGGCCACCCAGGCCCTCCTGCGGAGCTACACCGAGGGCGACCCCAAGACGCTGAAGGCCTATGCCGAAGATGGGGCCGGAGGCGCTATTGTGCTCTCTAACCTGAGCCTGGCCCGTAAGGGGGACCCTGAGGCGATTGCCTGGTATCTCAGTGAGACGCTGAGCACCTTAGATGTGGGAGTTTGGGTCAGCATCAAGGCGATTCCGGGAACGGCCCACTTGCCTAAGGCCGCCATTACGATTGAAGACCATGGGGCAGAAGCAGCAGCCCCAGTTGAGCAGCCCGGTCCGGGCGAAGCCGCCATTCCCCGGCTGTGGATTCTCTGTGAAGCGGTCTATAGCCCGGATCCCTCACTGATAGCTCTGCCCACCGCTGAGCGGCTGCGGCAGCTCCAGCTCACCCAGTATAAAGATGCCGTCCTGCTGATGCAGGTGCGGGGAGAGGCCACTCCAGACTGGAGCCTGCGCATTGACCTCACTCCGCCAGAGGAGATGCTGCGGGAATGGGCTCGCTGGGGTGAGGTAGATGCGATCGCAACCCTTCTAACCACGCGCCTAGAACCGCTACACCTGAAGGCCACGGCTGAGCTGAAAGAAAGCACCCTGCATGTGGTGTGCCAGTCTGACCCAGGGGCTGACCTGCCCCCCTGGGCTACGGTGCAGGAAGCGGTGCTGCCCCTGCTGGAGCCTTTAGCCCCCCAGGGCATTCACCGCCTTGTGGTCTATGGTCAGGCGGCGGCAGATGCAGCAGCTTGGGTTGGCTATGCCGATCTGCCGGGAGCTGAGCACGAAAATTTGGCTCTGACGCCGGAGGCGCTAGCCGCTGTCGGAGACCTGCCAGCTATCGCGTTTTTGTTGACGCGGCTGCTCAACCCCAATTTAGAGGAGCAGCTAGCCACGGGTGGACTGCGGGTGCAGCTGTTGGTGCGAGACAAGCTGCTCCACGTCATGGTCGATGGACCTATTGCGCCCCAGCGGCGGCAGGTGGCTGCTAGCGCCAGTCAGCGGCTGCGCCAGCTCGATATCAGCGGCATTCAAGGTGTGCGCATCTATGGTCGGCGCTCAGGCCAAGCCCAGCCTAGCTGGAGCTATGGGGCTGACTTTACCTCTCGCCGCCGCCTAGTGCCTGAGGCGACGCCCGAATTCACGGCCTCTGATGCCTATGTCAACGAACTGCTAGCTCGACCTGAAGGCCCCGTCCAGGAACTGGAGATCGACGATACCCAGACCCAGATAGGGCCAGCCTTGGGGCAGTGGAGCAATGGGCTGCTGCAGATAATCCGGCAAGGGCTGGTGCGATCGCACCTATTTGCCCCCCAGTCTGCCCCCGATTTTCTTCAGTCTGCCCCCGATCCTGCGACTCAAGACGGTATGCGAATTGCCGTTGTCTGGGGCGCGGTGGGCCTGCTGATGGCTCTACAGCTAGACTGGCTGATGGGCCAGCTGCTGCGACCTCCAGCGGCTGCGGGAGTTGCAGAAGCAACTCCTCTGCCCGAGGTGGTCGAGCCCACCCGCCCCGAAACAGCAGAACCCACTCTGGAAGAACAGCTAGCTGACTTAAACTGGGGCCAGGAAGGTACAAACCTTGAGGATGGCGGCACCTTTACCGGAACGCCCAGCCAGCCCTTTGGGGCAACTTCGGCAGACTTGCCGACCAGCCCACAGCAGCCCATTGCCATGACCGATGACCTGCTGGGAGCCTCGCCCTATCCTTCCTTCCGCAGTCAGCAGATGGATGAGAAATTGGCCCTTTACCACCAGCGTCTACAGCAGGAGGGCCCAACCGATGTCCTGATTGTAGGCAGCTCTCGGGCGCTGCGAGGAGTTGACCCGGTAGCTTTACAAAAAGAGCTGTCTAACTTGGGCTATGAAGGCGTCAGCGTTTTTAACTTCGGCATCAACGGGGCTACGGCCCAGGTTGTAGAGCTGACCCTGCGCCGCATTTTGCAGCCAGGTCAGCTTCCTAAGGTGATTATTTGGGCAGATGGGGCGCGCGCCTTTAACAGCGGCCGGGAAGATGTTACGTACAATGCGATCGCAACTTCCGAAGGCTACCGTGAACTGCTCAGCGGTCAGCTTGCTGTCGAAGGCAGCGCCTCAGAAGATGCTGGAGCAGACAGCTCAGGCATTGCTAAATCTTTAGCCAATAGCTATCAGTCAATGGACACCTGGTTAAGCGATCAGCTGGTCAGCTTTTCAGCCGTGTATCCTGATCGAGAACGGCTCAAGACCTGGTTTCAGCAGCAAATGAGCGTTTTGGCTACCCCAGTTGCAACCGCAACGGGCGAAGCCGAACCTATGGACGCCGTCATGCCAGAGGGCAGCTTCATCGACTTTGATGGGTTCTTGGCCCTCTCCCTGCGGTTCAATCCGGCTACCTACTACCAAAAGCATGCTCGGGTTCAGGGCGTTTACGACGGCGACTACGAATCTTTCCGGCTAGACGGCCAGCAAGACGAGGCTTTTAGAGAACTGTTGCAGTTCACTCAGGCTCAGGGAGTGCCCCTTGTCTTTATCAACACTCCCCTCACCGACGAGTACCTAGACGACTATCGCAAAGAAGCAGAAGACGCTTTCTTACAGTACATGCTGCGGTTGTCTGCAACCGAAACCGGCTTTATCTTCCGCGATCTTGGCCAGGCCTGGATCAATCGCTATGACTACTTCTCTGATCCCAGTCACCTAAACCGATACGGTGCTTACCAGGTTTCCCAGAAGATCGCTCAAGACCCCATGATTCCCTGGCCCAGAATTCGGGCTCAGTCAGCCGCCAGTTCCCTGCCTTCAGAGGTGAACTAA
- the mnmH gene encoding tRNA 2-selenouridine(34) synthase MnmH, with protein MVRLVQIEAFLNDTGPVLDVRSPGEFEQGHLPGAVSFPLFSDEERAEVGTCYKHQGRDAAVELGFAIAGPKSAEFIRQAKKLAPDKRVRVHCWRGGMRSGGIAWALELAGFQVTTLEGGYKSFRRWVRQTLVLPRPIIMLGGMTGTDKTSILHALVGQGAQALDLEALANHRGSSYGGLDMPPQPSTEQFENLIAVEWAAFNPAEPVWVEAESRRIGTCRLPDELFQQMEAAPTLEVTRPLSERLDLLVQLYGQVNPEDLVVATERIGKRLGGQRTQVAIALIRQRNFRGALEIILDYYDRTYRYDLDRRQKKIPQIDITGLSAKASAQCLCQAAAQLFDDLQLSNQQPQASSPLLSPLAVE; from the coding sequence ATGGTGAGACTCGTTCAGATTGAAGCTTTTCTCAACGACACTGGCCCCGTTCTAGACGTGCGCAGTCCGGGCGAGTTTGAGCAGGGGCATTTGCCAGGGGCCGTGAGCTTCCCGCTATTTAGCGACGAGGAGCGGGCTGAGGTGGGCACCTGCTACAAACACCAGGGCCGAGATGCGGCAGTGGAGCTGGGGTTTGCGATCGCAGGCCCTAAGTCAGCCGAGTTCATCCGCCAAGCTAAGAAACTAGCCCCAGATAAACGAGTGCGAGTTCACTGCTGGCGAGGCGGCATGCGCAGTGGTGGCATAGCTTGGGCGCTGGAGCTAGCCGGATTTCAGGTGACGACTCTAGAGGGCGGCTACAAGTCCTTCCGCCGCTGGGTGCGCCAAACGCTGGTGCTCCCCCGACCCATCATCATGCTAGGCGGCATGACCGGCACTGATAAAACCTCTATTCTCCACGCCTTGGTTGGGCAGGGAGCCCAGGCTCTGGATCTAGAAGCTCTGGCAAACCACCGGGGCAGCAGCTACGGCGGCTTAGACATGCCGCCCCAACCCTCAACCGAGCAGTTTGAAAACCTGATTGCCGTAGAGTGGGCAGCATTTAACCCAGCAGAACCCGTGTGGGTAGAGGCCGAAAGTCGCCGGATTGGCACCTGTCGCTTGCCCGATGAGCTGTTTCAACAGATGGAGGCAGCCCCCACCCTAGAAGTAACCCGGCCTCTCTCAGAGCGGCTAGATTTGTTGGTGCAGCTCTACGGCCAGGTAAACCCAGAAGACTTGGTAGTAGCGACAGAGCGAATTGGCAAGCGGTTAGGCGGCCAGCGAACCCAGGTTGCGATCGCGCTAATCCGCCAACGCAATTTCAGAGGTGCATTGGAAATCATTCTCGACTACTACGATCGCACCTATCGCTACGACCTCGATCGCCGCCAGAAAAAGATACCTCAAATTGACATAACCGGGCTTTCTGCCAAAGCCAGTGCCCAGTGCCTGTGTCAGGCCGCAGCTCAGCTATTTGACGACCTACAGCTCAGCAATCAGCAGCCCCAAGCCTCTTCGCCCTTGTTATCTCCGCTTGCGGTTGAATAG
- a CDS encoding WGxxGxxG family protein, producing the protein MQRNSLTKWFGASALALSLAVLPSAMPAAAQTTTGTGTTDTTTAPGTTGTTTGTDPVYATETEDDGFDWGWLGLLGLIGLAGLMGRKDNDTATRYRTTDDVTTTTTPGSRY; encoded by the coding sequence ATGCAACGCAATTCTTTGACTAAGTGGTTTGGTGCAAGTGCTTTGGCATTGAGCCTGGCTGTCCTGCCCTCTGCTATGCCCGCTGCTGCGCAGACCACCACTGGCACTGGCACTACTGATACCACCACTGCTCCTGGCACCACTGGCACCACCACTGGCACCGATCCTGTTTACGCCACTGAAACTGAAGATGACGGTTTTGACTGGGGCTGGTTGGGTCTGCTGGGCCTAATCGGTTTGGCAGGTCTGATGGGTCGGAAAGATAACGACACCGCTACTCGCTATCGCACGACCGATGATGTAACCACCACCACCACTCCCGGTTCTCGGTACTAA